In the Scyliorhinus canicula chromosome 23, sScyCan1.1, whole genome shotgun sequence genome, one interval contains:
- the LOC119956299 gene encoding ras-related and estrogen-regulated growth inhibitor-like — protein sequence MTSNFQLSRPLKRAQHLAGYRTVRVAILGQGAVGKTAITVRFITKRFIGEYDPTLETIYRHVSLVDGECVQFEVLDTAGQEEDAMLIEEKIKWAEGFIIVYSVTDRCSFDEVLRLRFLISHVHSGLKRGHSDAPPPVLIVANKKDLQYDRMVTTEEGDGIAQALKCPFFEISARDSYEEAVAVFNLLYREMATSGALSTFRRKVSSKLMDKIPRIPSTATMSLPTRSFSLSSVKDFLTD from the exons atgacttcaaaCTTCCAGCTGTCTCGCCCTCTGAAGAGAGCCCAGCATTTGGCTGGTTACAGGACTGTGAGAGTGGCCATACTGGGGCAAGGGGCGGTGGGCAAAACTG CAATCACCGTGCGCTTCATAACGAAGAGATTCATCGGAGAGTACGATCCGACTTTGG AAACAATATACAGACACGTGTCCTTGGTGGATGGGGAGTGCGTGCAGTTCGAAGTTCTCGATACTGCGGGACAG GAAGAAGATGCGATGTTAATCGAGGAAAAGATCAAGTGGGCCGAGGGCTTCATCATTGTCTACTCTGTGACGGACAGGTGCAGCTTCGATGAGGTTCTCAGGCTCCGGTTCTTGATCAGCCATGTCCACTCGGGCTTGAAGAGGGGTCACAGCGACGCTCCTCCCCCCGTGCTGATAGTCGCCAACAAGAAGGACCTTCAGTACGACCGGATGGTGACCACGGAGGAGGGCGATGGCATCGCCCAGGCGCTCAAGTGTCCATTCTTCGAGATTTCGGCCCGGGACAGCTACGAGGAGGCGGTGGCCGTCTTCAATTTGCTTTACCGGGAGATGGCGACCAGCGGAGCGCTGTCTACCTTCCGGCGGAAGGTCTCCTCTAAGCTGATGGACAAGATACCCAGAATCCCCTCGACCGCCACCATGAGCTTGCCCACACGGAGTTTCAGCTTGAGTTCTGTCAAGGATTTCTTAACCGACTAG